From a single Sphingosinicellaceae bacterium genomic region:
- the hpnJ gene encoding hopanoid biosynthesis associated radical SAM protein HpnJ: protein MMRSLFLQAPSFDGYDGGAGARYQMKREVKSFWYPTWLAQPAALVEGSKLIDAPAHDLSFDDIKHEATQRDLLVLHTSTPSFAQDVKTAELFKALNPSLKIGMIGAKVAVDAQGSLEASHAIDFVARNEFDFTIKDVADGIDLNAIQGISYRNKLGEIVHNLDRPVIENMDSLPWVTPIYKRDLTIEKYFGGYLLHPYISFYTGRGCKSRCTFCLWPQTVGGHNYRTRSISHVIEEIKYAVKAFPQVKEYFFDDDTLTDNAPRVEALAIELGKLGVTWSCNAKANVPRRTLEIMKANGLRLLLVGYESGNQQILINIKKGLRTEVARQFTKDCHELGIVIHGTFILGLPGETRETMEETMAYAMELNPHTIQVSLAAPYPGTFLYKQATENGWFDNQADLLNTDGEQIAQLSYPHLDSKEIFDTVEVFYRRYYFRFSKIKDIVWEMLRDRDMMKRRLREGVEFFHFLRHRKAPA from the coding sequence GTGATGCGCAGTCTTTTCCTTCAGGCCCCGAGCTTCGACGGGTACGACGGTGGTGCCGGTGCGCGCTACCAGATGAAGCGCGAGGTGAAGTCGTTCTGGTACCCGACGTGGCTGGCCCAGCCCGCCGCGCTGGTCGAGGGTTCCAAGCTCATCGACGCCCCCGCCCACGACCTCAGCTTCGACGACATCAAGCACGAGGCGACCCAGCGCGACCTGCTCGTGCTCCACACCTCGACGCCGTCGTTCGCGCAGGACGTCAAGACCGCCGAGCTGTTCAAGGCGCTCAACCCGAGCCTGAAGATCGGCATGATCGGCGCCAAGGTCGCGGTCGACGCACAGGGTAGTCTCGAGGCCTCGCACGCGATCGACTTCGTCGCGCGCAACGAGTTCGACTTCACCATCAAGGACGTCGCCGACGGGATCGACCTGAACGCCATCCAGGGCATCAGCTACCGCAACAAGCTCGGCGAGATCGTCCACAACCTCGACCGCCCGGTGATCGAGAACATGGATTCGCTGCCGTGGGTCACCCCGATCTACAAGCGCGACCTGACCATCGAAAAGTATTTCGGTGGCTACCTGCTCCATCCGTACATCAGCTTCTACACCGGGCGCGGCTGCAAGAGCCGCTGCACCTTCTGCTTGTGGCCGCAGACCGTCGGCGGGCACAATTACCGGACCCGCTCGATCTCCCACGTCATCGAGGAGATCAAGTATGCGGTGAAGGCCTTCCCGCAGGTGAAGGAGTATTTCTTCGACGACGACACGCTGACCGACAACGCGCCGCGGGTCGAGGCGCTGGCGATCGAGCTCGGCAAGCTGGGCGTCACCTGGTCGTGCAACGCCAAGGCCAACGTGCCGCGCCGGACGCTGGAGATCATGAAGGCCAACGGGTTGCGCCTACTGCTGGTGGGCTATGAAAGCGGCAACCAGCAGATCCTGATCAACATCAAGAAGGGCCTCCGCACCGAGGTCGCGCGGCAGTTCACCAAGGATTGCCACGAGCTCGGCATCGTCATCCACGGCACCTTCATCCTCGGCCTGCCGGGCGAGACCCGCGAGACCATGGAGGAGACCATGGCGTACGCGATGGAGCTCAACCCGCACACCATCCAGGTGTCGCTCGCGGCGCCCTACCCCGGCACCTTCCTGTACAAGCAGGCGACCGAGAACGGCTGGTTCGACAACCAGGCCGACCTGCTCAACACCGACGGCGAGCAGATCGCGCAACTCAGCTACCCGCATCTCGACAGCAAGGAGATCTTCGACACCGTCGAGGTCTTCTATCGCCGCTATTATTTCCGCTTCTCCAAGATCAAGGACATCGTCTGGGAGATGCTCCGCGACCGCGACATGATGAAGCGCCGCCTGCGCGAGGGCGTCGAGTTCTTCCACTTCCTGCGACACCGGAAGGCGCCGGCTTGA
- the hpnD gene encoding presqualene diphosphate synthase HpnD: MTDEERALALHGQVSRSSFYAGMRVLPKAERDAMFAVYAFCRAVDDIADDIEGTTAERRAGLSSWRADIDSLYVGGPPGKAALVKTAVAQFGLAREDFHAVIDGMAMDIDDTIRAPDAATLDLYCDRVASAVGRLSVRIFGMTGSAATDLAHHLGRALQLTNILRDVDEDAEIGRLYLPREHLVAHGIISNDPLAVAADARLDAVCREVAALAHQHYAAADEVLVHRPQGHLFAPRLMSAVYATTLKRMERTGWHAPRTRTKLGKRALLWTVMRVWLTR; encoded by the coding sequence ATGACCGACGAGGAGCGCGCGCTGGCGCTGCACGGCCAGGTCAGCCGCAGCTCGTTCTACGCCGGCATGCGCGTGCTGCCGAAGGCCGAGCGCGACGCGATGTTCGCAGTCTATGCCTTCTGCCGCGCCGTCGACGACATCGCCGACGACATCGAGGGCACCACCGCCGAACGCCGCGCCGGGCTGTCGTCGTGGCGCGCGGATATCGATTCTCTTTACGTCGGTGGACCGCCCGGCAAGGCGGCGCTGGTCAAGACCGCGGTCGCGCAGTTCGGGCTGGCGCGCGAGGACTTCCACGCGGTCATCGACGGCATGGCGATGGACATCGACGACACCATCCGCGCTCCGGACGCAGCGACGCTCGACCTGTATTGTGACCGCGTGGCGTCCGCGGTCGGGCGGCTGTCGGTGCGCATCTTCGGCATGACCGGCAGCGCCGCGACCGACCTTGCGCACCACCTTGGGCGGGCGCTGCAGCTGACCAACATCCTCCGCGACGTCGACGAGGATGCCGAGATCGGGCGGCTGTACCTGCCCCGCGAGCATCTGGTCGCGCACGGGATCATCAGCAACGACCCGCTCGCGGTGGCGGCGGACGCGCGCCTCGACGCGGTCTGCCGCGAGGTCGCGGCGCTGGCGCACCAGCACTATGCCGCCGCCGACGAAGTGCTGGTCCACCGCCCTCAGGGCCATCTGTTCGCGCCCCGGCTGATGTCGGCGGTCTATGCGACGACCCTGAAGCGCATGGAGCGCACCGGCTGGCACGCGCCGCGGACGCGGACCAAGCTGGGCAAGCGTGCGCTGCTGTGGACGGTGATGCGGGTCTGGCTCACGCGTTGA
- a CDS encoding glycosyltransferase: protein MSWLGVLLLAIWAGMLVFRDGFWRANERDDAVPLPLVEWPSVVAVVPARDEAEVVGQAIASLVAQDYPGAFRIVLVDDGSSDGTAAIARASAGASERLTVLDGAPLPRGWTGKLWAVQQGIAAAGAPDYLWLTDADIAHSPDTLRMLAGAAAPRQLALVSLMARLRCDSFAERLLVPAFVYFFQMLFPFAAVNRAGPTAAAAGGCMFVRGDALAAAGGIMAVRGAIIDDCALGVVLKRQGPVRLALTERSVSLRGYGGIPAIGAMIARSAYAQLGYSPRLLAGALAGLMFVFVLPPVLALDGDLAALAAWALMAVSFWPMLRFYGRSPLWGLALPVIALVYGWYTLMSAVQVWAGRGGLWKGRAQASSSIGTAT from the coding sequence TTGAGCTGGCTCGGCGTGCTGTTGCTGGCGATCTGGGCCGGGATGCTGGTGTTCCGCGACGGCTTCTGGCGGGCGAACGAGCGCGACGACGCGGTGCCGCTCCCGCTCGTCGAATGGCCGTCGGTCGTTGCCGTGGTGCCGGCGCGCGACGAGGCCGAGGTCGTCGGCCAGGCAATCGCATCGCTGGTCGCGCAGGACTATCCGGGCGCGTTTCGCATCGTGCTGGTCGACGACGGTAGCAGCGACGGAACGGCGGCGATCGCACGGGCTTCGGCAGGTGCGAGCGAGCGCCTGACCGTGCTGGACGGCGCGCCGTTGCCGCGCGGCTGGACCGGGAAGCTTTGGGCCGTGCAGCAGGGCATCGCCGCGGCGGGCGCGCCGGACTATCTGTGGCTCACCGATGCCGATATCGCCCACTCCCCCGACACGCTCCGGATGCTTGCCGGGGCCGCAGCGCCGCGCCAGCTCGCGCTGGTGTCGCTGATGGCCCGGCTGCGCTGCGACAGTTTCGCCGAGCGGCTGCTGGTGCCGGCGTTCGTGTATTTCTTCCAGATGCTGTTCCCGTTCGCTGCCGTGAACCGCGCCGGGCCGACCGCCGCGGCGGCCGGTGGCTGCATGTTCGTACGGGGCGACGCGCTGGCGGCGGCGGGCGGGATCATGGCGGTGCGCGGCGCCATCATCGACGACTGCGCGCTGGGCGTGGTGCTGAAGCGGCAGGGGCCGGTGCGGCTGGCGCTGACCGAGCGCTCGGTGTCGCTGCGTGGCTATGGCGGGATCCCAGCCATCGGTGCGATGATCGCGCGCTCGGCGTACGCGCAGCTCGGCTATTCGCCACGGCTGCTGGCCGGGGCGCTCGCGGGCCTCATGTTCGTGTTCGTGCTGCCGCCGGTGCTGGCGCTCGATGGTGATCTCGCCGCGCTGGCCGCGTGGGCGCTGATGGCGGTGTCGTTCTGGCCGATGCTGCGTTTCTACGGGCGGTCGCCGTTGTGGGGGCTGGCGCTGCCGGTCATTGCGCTGGTTTATGGCTGGTACACGTTGATGTCGGCAGTTCAGGTCTGGGCCGGTCGCGGCGGTCTGTGGAAGGGGCGCGCGCAAGCCTCGTCGTCGATTGGGACAGCAACGTGA
- a CDS encoding NAD-dependent epimerase/dehydratase family protein: MTQVPSHGARLAARVRRTSTFGEFVSAPAGIVMVTGAAGFVGAAVARALTGAGYRVRALVRASSPRANLAGFEGDIVAGDLMDEAALAVAMTGVWGVCHVAADYRLWARDPEQIVRNNVEGTRAVMVAAQNAGVERIVYTSSVATLGLDRLPADETAPLSPEHAIGAYKRSKVLAERLVENMAATGQLPAVIVNPSTPIGPGDVRPTPTGRIIVEAANGKIPAFVDTGLNLVHVDDVARGHVLALQKGRVGERYVLGGQDVVLRDFLAEIARQVGRKPPTVSLPRGPLFPLAWAAEAVARVSGREPFLTADALRMAGHRMFFSSAKAEAELGYAARPYPEAVIDALDWFRAAGMVA, encoded by the coding sequence ATGACGCAGGTCCCTTCCCACGGCGCGCGGCTTGCGGCTAGGGTCCGCCGCACTTCGACCTTTGGGGAATTTGTGAGCGCGCCTGCCGGAATCGTCATGGTGACAGGCGCGGCCGGCTTCGTCGGGGCGGCCGTGGCGCGCGCCCTGACCGGCGCGGGCTACCGGGTCCGGGCGCTGGTCCGTGCAAGCAGCCCGCGCGCCAACCTCGCCGGCTTCGAGGGCGACATCGTCGCCGGTGACCTGATGGACGAGGCGGCGCTGGCGGTGGCGATGACCGGGGTTTGGGGTGTCTGCCACGTTGCCGCCGACTATCGGCTATGGGCGCGGGACCCCGAGCAGATCGTCCGCAACAACGTCGAGGGCACGCGCGCGGTGATGGTCGCGGCGCAGAATGCCGGGGTCGAGCGGATCGTCTATACCAGCTCGGTGGCGACGCTGGGGCTGGACCGGCTGCCCGCCGACGAGACCGCGCCGCTGAGCCCGGAGCATGCGATCGGGGCCTACAAGCGCAGCAAGGTGCTCGCCGAGCGGCTGGTCGAGAACATGGCCGCGACAGGCCAACTGCCTGCCGTGATCGTCAATCCGTCGACCCCGATCGGCCCCGGCGACGTGCGCCCGACGCCGACCGGGCGGATCATCGTCGAGGCGGCGAACGGCAAGATTCCGGCGTTCGTCGATACCGGGCTGAACCTCGTTCACGTCGACGATGTCGCGCGGGGCCACGTGCTGGCACTGCAGAAGGGCCGGGTCGGCGAGCGTTATGTGCTGGGCGGGCAGGACGTCGTGCTGCGCGATTTCCTTGCCGAGATCGCGCGCCAGGTTGGGCGCAAGCCGCCGACGGTCAGCCTTCCACGCGGGCCGCTGTTCCCGCTGGCGTGGGCGGCGGAGGCGGTGGCGCGGGTGAGCGGGCGCGAGCCGTTCCTCACCGCCGATGCGCTCAGGATGGCGGGGCACCGGATGTTCTTCTCGTCGGCGAAGGCGGAGGCGGAACTTGGTTATGCGGCGCGACCGTACCCAGAGGCCGTGATCGATGCGCTCGACTGGTTCCGGGCGGCGGGGATGGTCGCTTGA
- the hpnE gene encoding hydroxysqualene dehydroxylase HpnE — MARAADADQAGQACAAVDGDAGLAHALTVHVVGAGLAGLSAAVELAALGRPVAVYEAAPRAGGRCRSYHDAQIGAVIDNGNHLVLSGNGAVATYLDRIGASDRVSGPVEAAFPFLDAASGERWTVRPSMGRMPWWLLDKARRVPGTRVGDYLKLAPLLAARNATVGDYVPTSGPLWERLFEPVLLAALNTAAADGSAKLAGRVLRETMARGGRASRPLIAKPNLAAAFVDPAVAWLAARGVPVVNSERLRALVFDGERVTGLDFGDRTVVVAEGDAVILAVPAPVAADLVPNLIVPTEFRAIISAHFAHRPPSMMPPILGLTNATVEWIFAFEDRISVTISAADRLLDTPRGELAEILWADVAKVLTLRPELPRWQVVKERRATFAATPAQDALRPPQRTWWANLVLAGDWVQTGLPATIEGALRSGVTAAALAR; from the coding sequence CTGGCACGCGCCGCGGACGCGGACCAAGCTGGGCAAGCGTGCGCTGCTGTGGACGGTGATGCGGGTCTGGCTCACGCGTTGACGGTCCATGTCGTCGGAGCGGGGCTGGCGGGGCTGTCGGCGGCGGTCGAGCTGGCCGCGCTCGGGCGTCCTGTCGCGGTCTACGAGGCTGCGCCGCGCGCCGGCGGTCGCTGCCGCTCCTATCACGACGCGCAGATCGGCGCGGTCATCGACAACGGCAACCACCTCGTGCTGTCGGGCAATGGCGCGGTCGCGACGTATCTTGACCGGATCGGCGCGAGCGACCGGGTCAGCGGTCCCGTCGAAGCCGCATTCCCCTTCCTCGATGCGGCGAGCGGCGAGCGCTGGACGGTGCGGCCGTCGATGGGGCGGATGCCGTGGTGGCTGCTCGACAAGGCGCGGCGGGTACCGGGGACGAGAGTCGGCGATTATCTCAAGCTCGCGCCGCTGCTGGCCGCAAGGAACGCGACGGTCGGCGACTATGTCCCGACGTCGGGCCCGCTGTGGGAGCGGCTGTTCGAGCCGGTGCTGCTGGCGGCACTCAACACCGCGGCGGCGGACGGGTCGGCGAAGCTTGCGGGGCGAGTTCTGCGCGAGACGATGGCCCGGGGTGGCCGGGCGTCGCGGCCGCTGATCGCCAAGCCCAACCTCGCGGCAGCGTTCGTTGATCCGGCGGTGGCGTGGCTGGCGGCGCGCGGTGTTCCGGTGGTCAACAGCGAGCGGCTGCGCGCTCTGGTGTTTGACGGCGAGCGCGTCACCGGCCTCGACTTCGGCGACCGGACCGTGGTGGTTGCCGAGGGCGATGCGGTGATCCTCGCGGTGCCGGCGCCGGTCGCCGCCGACCTCGTGCCGAACCTGATCGTGCCGACCGAGTTCCGCGCCATCATCAGCGCGCACTTCGCGCATCGCCCACCGTCGATGATGCCGCCGATCCTCGGGCTGACCAATGCGACGGTCGAATGGATCTTCGCCTTCGAGGACCGCATCTCCGTGACGATCAGCGCCGCCGACCGGCTGCTCGACACGCCGCGCGGCGAACTGGCGGAGATATTGTGGGCCGACGTTGCCAAGGTGCTGACCTTGCGCCCCGAGCTGCCGCGCTGGCAGGTCGTCAAGGAGCGCCGCGCGACCTTTGCCGCGACCCCCGCGCAGGACGCGCTGCGGCCGCCGCAGCGGACGTGGTGGGCAAACCTCGTGCTGGCGGGCGACTGGGTCCAGACCGGGCTGCCCGCGACGATCGAGGGCGCGCTGCGGTCGGGCGTCACCGCGGCGGCGCTGGCGCGGTGA
- a CDS encoding glycosyltransferase codes for MNWLGWALVAVAGAGTAYQLLSAVLTGRSASADAALGDTPAVTILKPLHGAEPRLVENLASFVTQNYRGAVQIVCGVADAGDPAVAAVAALRELYPKADIALVVDPARHGGNAKVSNLVNMMGAAKHDVLVLSDSDMAVEADYLARIVGALGEPAPAPPATATCHPGERRDPASPSAVNDRELGPGVRGDDKPENSFPEPTPGAVTVLYHGRGDAGPWSTLAAMAISHGFLPSVLVGMRLGLATPCMGSTIALSRATLDRIGGFAAFADDLADDYAIGAAVRSLGSSVAVPAFTIGHACADSSFTALARHELRWNATIRRLSPAGFAVGGWLNPVPVALLACLVGGFAPPTLAVMAAALLSRVAVAVRVDRFTGVPPGPLWMMPARDILSFGLFLASFLVQSVDWRGATLNVARNGRIIGE; via the coding sequence TTGAACTGGCTCGGCTGGGCGCTGGTCGCAGTTGCCGGAGCCGGTACGGCGTACCAGTTGCTGAGCGCGGTGCTGACCGGGCGAAGCGCGAGCGCCGACGCGGCTCTGGGCGACACCCCCGCAGTCACGATCCTCAAGCCCCTCCACGGGGCCGAACCGCGGCTGGTCGAGAACCTCGCGAGCTTCGTCACGCAGAATTACCGGGGTGCGGTGCAGATTGTCTGCGGGGTTGCGGATGCCGGGGATCCGGCGGTCGCAGCAGTCGCGGCTCTGCGCGAGCTGTACCCGAAGGCCGACATCGCGCTGGTCGTCGACCCGGCGCGGCATGGCGGGAATGCCAAGGTCTCGAACCTCGTCAACATGATGGGCGCGGCGAAGCACGATGTGCTGGTGCTGAGCGACTCGGATATGGCGGTCGAGGCGGACTATCTGGCGCGGATCGTCGGAGCGCTGGGCGAACCCGCCCCCGCCCCGCCCGCCACCGCTACGTGTCATCCCGGCGAACGCCGGGACCCAGCTTCGCCAAGCGCGGTGAACGACCGAGAGCTGGGTCCCGGCGTGCGCGGGGATGACAAGCCTGAAAATTCGTTCCCTGAACCAACCCCCGGCGCCGTCACCGTCCTCTACCACGGCCGCGGCGACGCCGGCCCGTGGTCGACCCTCGCGGCGATGGCGATCAGCCACGGCTTTCTCCCCTCGGTGCTCGTCGGCATGCGCCTCGGCCTCGCCACCCCGTGCATGGGGTCGACCATCGCATTGAGCCGCGCCACCCTCGACCGCATCGGCGGCTTCGCGGCGTTCGCCGACGACCTCGCCGACGATTATGCGATCGGCGCGGCGGTCCGCAGCCTCGGGTCGTCGGTCGCGGTGCCGGCCTTCACCATCGGCCACGCCTGCGCCGACTCCAGTTTCACCGCGCTCGCCCGCCACGAGCTGCGCTGGAATGCGACCATCCGCCGCCTGTCGCCCGCCGGCTTCGCGGTCGGCGGCTGGCTCAACCCGGTGCCGGTGGCGCTGCTGGCCTGCCTTGTAGGGGGATTCGCGCCGCCTACCTTGGCCGTGATGGCTGCAGCTTTGCTCTCGCGCGTCGCCGTTGCGGTGCGGGTCGACCGCTTCACCGGCGTCCCTCCCGGACCACTCTGGATGATGCCGGCGCGCGATATCCTGTCGTTCGGGCTTTTTCTGGCGAGCTTTCTGGTGCAATCGGTCGATTGGCGCGGCGCGACGCTGAATGTTGCCCGCAACGGCCGGATAATAGGTGAGTGA
- a CDS encoding flippase-like domain-containing protein, which yields MKAGTIVLLLTVAGLAVAAWVIGEVGVAPVLAAMRTIGGGGFAVFCLWSLLVLTVLGGAWAAVAPGSGVGFGEFVWARTVREGATDVLPFSQIGGLVVGGRALSARGVAEPLVYASMIADLTTEMASQLVFTLAGVGLLVLALDGRTDPAGLRALACGGLGVTAAVMAAFAFGQRRVLGLAGSLGARLLPSIAGSLAAVQAALDTCYRDRGRVLLSFALNLAAWVLSGAGAWIALRFMGVEITLLSVLAIESLIFAVRSIAFVVPGAVGIQEGAYALVGPLFGLDPQTAVALSLLKRARDLAIGIPAMLAWQLLESRRLIGRSR from the coding sequence GTGAAGGCGGGCACGATCGTCCTGCTGCTCACGGTTGCCGGGCTCGCGGTTGCGGCATGGGTGATCGGTGAGGTCGGGGTCGCTCCAGTGCTCGCGGCGATGCGAACCATCGGCGGCGGCGGCTTCGCGGTGTTCTGCCTGTGGTCGCTGCTGGTGCTGACCGTGCTCGGCGGGGCGTGGGCCGCGGTCGCTCCCGGCAGCGGCGTCGGGTTCGGCGAGTTCGTCTGGGCGCGGACGGTGCGCGAGGGCGCGACGGACGTTCTGCCGTTCTCGCAGATCGGCGGGCTCGTCGTCGGTGGGCGGGCACTCAGCGCGAGGGGCGTCGCCGAACCGCTGGTCTACGCCTCGATGATCGCCGACCTGACCACCGAAATGGCGTCGCAGCTGGTGTTCACGCTCGCCGGCGTCGGGCTTCTGGTGCTGGCCCTAGACGGCAGGACCGACCCGGCCGGCTTGCGCGCGCTGGCGTGCGGCGGGCTCGGCGTCACGGCGGCGGTGATGGCCGCCTTCGCCTTCGGGCAGCGCCGCGTGCTCGGGCTGGCCGGCAGCCTCGGTGCGCGCTTGCTACCCTCAATCGCGGGCTCCCTGGCAGCGGTGCAGGCGGCGCTCGACACCTGCTACCGCGACCGGGGCCGCGTGCTCCTGTCGTTCGCACTTAACCTAGCCGCCTGGGTGCTGAGCGGCGCCGGCGCGTGGATCGCGCTGCGCTTCATGGGGGTCGAGATCACCCTGCTGTCGGTGCTGGCGATCGAGAGCCTGATCTTCGCGGTCCGCAGCATCGCCTTCGTCGTGCCCGGCGCGGTCGGGATCCAGGAGGGGGCGTATGCGCTGGTCGGCCCATTGTTCGGCCTCGACCCGCAGACCGCCGTCGCGCTGTCGCTGCTGAAGCGCGCGCGCGACCTGGCGATCGGCATCCCGGCGATGTTGGCGTGGCAGCTGCTCGAGAGCCGGCGGCTGATCGGGCGGTCGCGGTAG
- a CDS encoding RMD1 family protein, producing the protein MHASDPDSYSARTVLLGDRLDLAGFAPADLLSASPLAYRAGVEGYAVLFRYGVVVLCGMTPSEETAALAGILPRIVRPVTIRDEDREAISIWPDGTDQIPPGGPIQIRELSLERVLVIADALAKSAALHRDEREVEAVLDVMEPLTRQLAEHGRTRAGRRTVVRHIGQALLVRHRVTGLAAIDDKPDVLWDRPDLERLYARLEDEYELDARADALRRKLAVVGETATALADLIDTERSFRLEIAVVVLIAVEIAIAVFEIFRGLH; encoded by the coding sequence ATGCACGCCAGCGATCCCGACAGCTACAGCGCCCGCACCGTCCTGCTCGGCGACCGGCTCGACCTCGCGGGCTTTGCCCCGGCCGACCTGCTGTCCGCCTCGCCGCTCGCCTACCGCGCCGGCGTCGAGGGCTATGCGGTGCTGTTCCGCTACGGCGTCGTCGTGCTGTGCGGCATGACGCCGTCCGAGGAAACCGCGGCGCTGGCCGGCATCCTGCCGCGCATCGTCCGCCCGGTGACGATCCGCGACGAGGACCGCGAGGCGATCAGTATCTGGCCCGACGGCACCGACCAGATCCCGCCGGGGGGCCCGATCCAGATCCGCGAACTGTCGCTGGAGCGCGTGCTGGTCATCGCCGATGCGCTGGCGAAAAGCGCTGCACTCCACCGCGACGAGCGCGAGGTCGAGGCCGTCCTCGACGTCATGGAGCCGCTCACCCGCCAGCTCGCGGAGCACGGCCGCACCCGCGCCGGCCGGCGTACGGTCGTCCGCCACATCGGCCAGGCGCTGCTGGTCCGCCACCGCGTCACCGGCCTGGCCGCGATCGACGACAAGCCCGACGTGCTGTGGGACCGCCCAGATTTGGAGCGGCTGTATGCGAGGCTCGAGGACGAATACGAGCTCGACGCCCGCGCCGACGCGCTGCGCCGCAAGCTCGCGGTCGTCGGCGAGACCGCGACCGCGCTGGCGGACCTGATCGACACCGAACGCTCGTTCCGGCTGGAGATCGCGGTCGTCGTGCTGATCGCGGTCGAGATCGCGATCGCGGTGTTCGAGATTTTCCGGGGTCTGCATTGA
- the hpnK gene encoding hopanoid biosynthesis-associated protein HpnK, protein MKHLIVTADDFGADDSVNEAVERGHRDGILTAASLMVAAPAAADALSRAKAIPNLGVGLHLVLVEGRPMLPPERIPGLVDASGNFRTDMARTALGIFLRPAVRRQLEAEIEAQFAAFAATGLKLDHVNAHKHFHLHPTIASTILRVGKRHGMTAVRAPVEPGSGGIATPFARLLQRRLRRAGMTVPDQVYGLADSGAVTPERLRALVAALPEGLTEIYLHPATRDDWSGHAPGYRYRDELAALTDPGVRAALGTAHLGSFASFA, encoded by the coding sequence GTGAAGCATCTCATCGTCACCGCCGACGACTTCGGCGCCGACGACAGCGTCAACGAGGCCGTCGAGCGCGGCCACCGCGACGGCATCCTGACCGCGGCTAGCCTGATGGTCGCCGCCCCGGCTGCTGCGGACGCGCTGAGCCGCGCCAAGGCCATCCCCAACCTCGGCGTCGGCCTGCACCTCGTGCTCGTCGAGGGCCGCCCGATGCTGCCGCCGGAGCGCATACCCGGCCTCGTCGACGCGAGCGGCAACTTCCGCACCGACATGGCGCGGACCGCACTCGGTATCTTCCTGCGCCCCGCCGTCCGCCGCCAGCTCGAGGCCGAAATCGAGGCGCAGTTCGCTGCCTTCGCTGCGACCGGCCTCAAGCTCGACCACGTCAACGCGCACAAGCACTTCCACCTCCACCCGACCATCGCCAGCACGATCCTGCGGGTCGGCAAGCGCCATGGCATGACCGCGGTCCGTGCCCCCGTCGAGCCCGGCAGCGGCGGCATCGCGACACCGTTCGCGCGCCTGCTCCAGCGCCGCCTGCGCCGTGCCGGGATGACGGTCCCCGACCAGGTCTACGGCCTCGCGGACTCAGGCGCGGTGACCCCGGAGCGCCTCCGCGCCCTCGTCGCCGCACTCCCCGAGGGCCTGACCGAAATCTACCTCCACCCCGCCACCCGCGACGACTGGAGCGGCCACGCCCCCGGCTACCGCTACCGGGACGAGCTCGCCGCGCTGACCGACCCCGGCGTCCGCGCTGCACTGGGGACCGCCCATCTCGGCAGCTTCGCGAGCTTCGCGTGA
- the hpnC gene encoding squalene synthase HpnC produces MNAPANLPHRTEKSENFPVASRLIAPQFRGPILAFYRFARTADDIADDAGASVEQRLAGLEAMRATLVGDGDCIPAAELRLVLAERGLTPEHPLDLLAAFRRDVSNPRVTDWADLIGYCRLSAMPVGRFVLDVHGEDRATWAASDALCAALQVINHLQDCGEDWRDLDRAYVPADWLAAEGETLAALAEPRSSPGLARVIARMVAATDGLLAEAAGFARMIRDRRLALEVAVIHRLAVSLNDRLRTRDPLVGGVHHGKLEAAGLALGAVAAQLLRPGRLRVLR; encoded by the coding sequence GTGAACGCGCCGGCCAACCTGCCCCACCGGACCGAGAAGTCCGAGAATTTTCCGGTCGCGTCGCGCCTGATCGCTCCGCAGTTCCGTGGCCCGATCCTGGCGTTCTACCGCTTCGCACGCACCGCCGACGACATCGCCGATGACGCCGGCGCCAGCGTCGAGCAGCGGCTCGCGGGACTCGAGGCGATGCGCGCGACGCTGGTCGGGGATGGGGATTGCATCCCGGCCGCCGAACTCCGCCTCGTGCTCGCCGAGCGCGGCCTGACCCCCGAGCATCCCCTCGACCTGCTCGCCGCTTTCCGCCGCGACGTGTCGAACCCGCGCGTCACCGACTGGGCCGACCTGATCGGCTATTGCCGGCTGTCCGCGATGCCGGTCGGGCGCTTCGTGCTCGACGTCCACGGCGAGGACCGCGCGACCTGGGCCGCGTCCGATGCGCTGTGCGCCGCGCTCCAGGTCATCAACCACCTGCAGGACTGCGGCGAGGACTGGCGCGATCTCGACCGGGCCTATGTTCCCGCCGACTGGCTGGCGGCCGAGGGCGAGACGCTCGCCGCGCTCGCCGAACCGCGCTCGTCGCCGGGGCTGGCGCGGGTGATCGCGCGCATGGTCGCCGCGACCGACGGGCTGCTCGCGGAGGCCGCTGGGTTCGCGCGCATGATCCGCGACCGGCGGCTGGCACTGGAGGTCGCGGTCATCCACCGGCTCGCGGTCAGCCTCAACGATCGCCTGCGCACCCGCGACCCGCTTGTCGGGGGCGTCCACCACGGCAAGCTGGAGGCGGCCGGGCTGGCGCTGGGCGCGGTCGCGGCGCAACTGCTACGGCCCGGTCGGCTAAGGGTGCTCCGATGA